The Silene latifolia isolate original U9 population chromosome X, ASM4854445v1, whole genome shotgun sequence genome contains the following window.
tatatatatatatatatatatatatatatatatatatatatatatatatatatatatatatatatataaattaggatcacatgagtccaccttATCTTTTTGAGtctcgtgagtccacttatgtatcacacgctctacacaaaaatatcacgttttttttttttaaaaaaaaaaatttttttttttacaaaaaaaaaaaaaaaattttttttttttttttatttttttttttttgtaaaaaaaagttgtgatattgtttagtataacctgtgatattgtatctgagtatgtgagtccagtaaaagagtatcacgagttatacaaaacaatatcacaccttacaataaacaatatcactggttgtactaaacaatatcacgggttatactatacaatatcacaccactgaacctaAAATATGCCAAACTACTTCTCGATTCTTGAATAGTTGCAAAATGACTGGTTACTGTGGAATTGATAGCATTGAATAATGCAAAATGACTGGTTATTTACTATCGATTATGTGACAAATAAGTCATCTCATATTGATTCATGTGACTTAAGACAGTTAGGAGAGGTTTTTTGTGGTTTTAGGTGCAATAAAATCTCACCCTAAGACGTCGTTTTAGTATTTTGAGGTGTTTTTATGATAGTTAGCCTGCAAAGTAAGTTTGCTACGACCTTCCCATATCTTGTCCGCTCCTATGATCCGATTATTCTAGCCACGTAGCAGATGGTGtaaattttaagcaatttaagaAAATACGAGATTCTGGCCCAATATTGGTTTTTGACTAGTTTTGTCAAATAAGTACGTTGGGTGCTCGTTGGGTCATCATTTCCTGTAAGTTTGCATTTTAAATTCTGACGGTGATTAAGGTTCTATGCCAGGTATTCCTTCTTGTGTTTAACTGTTTATTTACTATCGATTATGTGACCAATTTCCTAACTGTCTCATATTGATTCATGTGACAAAGAATGGTGATATTTTTGTGTatagcgtgtgatacataagtggactcacgggactcaaaaatataggtggactcaccggatcttgcctctatatatatatatatatatatatatatatatatatatatatatatatatatatatatatatatatatatatatatagggtcgggatccggtgagaaccacccatataatgagaaccgtgagaaccatcTTAATCTAATAGAATAATTTGACGCGTGCACAAATCAATCACCTACCCCTAAACAACTCCGTCATTTTCCAATTTTCGTTTCCCTCTCATCATTCTTTCTCTCTCCTCGAATATCACCATCTTCACAACGCTATTTTATGCGCGCCATTGATCCTCAACTACTGATCCATCAATCTCTTCAACGATCTACCTATTCGAGGCGTCCTTCATGAATGGAACCTTTTTATTCAAGGTAATATTTCAAATTCTTTGATTAATTTGTTGAATTTGAAAAATTAGGGTTCGGTAAATTGAGAAATTGtttaaattggttgaaatcgtgatattgttggcTCAGTTTTATGAATTAGACAGGTTTTACAATCGTCAAATTATTAGCTACGTGCATCAAATTGTTGCTATGTGcgtcaaattagggtttatagtttgatctgtttgtaatttttcaattaatcgATTAAAATTGTTGAATTTGAGCAATTAGGGTTTGGTaatttgagaaattagggttcggTAAATTGAGAAATTGCTTAAATTGGTTGAGATCGTGATATTGTTGGCCCAGTTTTATGAATTAGATAGGTTTTACAATCGTCAAATTATTAGCTACGTGCATCAAATTGTTGCTATGTGcgtcaaattagggtttatagtttcatctatttgtaatttttcaattaatcgATTAATTTTAATTAGACAGGTTTTACAATCGTCAAACTATTAGCTACGTGCATCAAATTATTGCTATGTGCATCAAAATTTCTaaatttaattttagtaataattcCCGGATATGATTTTAGTGTTAGTTATTTAATTTTAAGTGGTTGTTATTGCAGCAATGACATTCTTAGTTCAATAGGGTCGCGTAGTTCTTCTAATGTCATTACAAATGACATTACAAATGAAGGACAGATGGTTGAAGTTAGTGCATCTCAATCCATATCAGAAATATCTGCCCTTAACATTGATGTTCCTGAAATCGTATAAGGTACAATTCTGTTGAACTGTTGAATGATCAGATACTGTTCTATATAACTGTGCTGTTGTATACTTGAGTTATCCAGTAAATCTAAATCCGAATTGTACTTTAATTTCATCACATTTGCAGATGACGTAGTAGACGAGGCAGAGGTAATAGAGGAGGCAGAGGTAATAGAGgatgcagaggaggaggaggcgtCCGGTTCAAGCAACATGAATCGAATTTTTGGTTGTCCTACCCATCTCAAGCCTGTTATTGGTATGGTCTTTGATACACTTGAACTCGGTATTGCCTTTTATGAAGCATATGGAAAAGAATGTGGGTTTGTGACTAGAAAAGGCTCACAAAAGAATAAACAGGGTGTCACTACACATAAAACTTGTTTGTGTAATAAGGCTGGAGAATGTGAAGCCAAAGGCAAAAaacaccgtaggcaaaggactaggGTAGGTTGGCTTGCTAGGATTAACTTTAAACGAATTGCTAACGGTAAATACCAAATTTATGGTTTTGTTGAAGGGCATAATCATATGCCAGCTACACCATTAACAATGGTACATCTGACGCAAACGAGAGAATTGAATATAGTTCATAAAAAAATGATAGTTGACAACCCAAAGGTTAACAAAGGTCCAGTTATGACCTATAGGATGTTTAAGGAGTATGTCGAGGTTATCAGAATGTGGGTGCTTCATTGGAAGACTTTAAAAACTTTTCAAGGGATATCAAAAGTTCTTGTCAGAAGGGGATGCTCAAATGCTTATTGagcattttatgaaaataaaaagaATGTGTCCATCCTTTTACTTTGACTTTGAGGTAGATGAGAAAGGTAGATTGTCACATGTTTTCTGGGCTGACCCTATTAGCATAAAAAATTATTTGCTATTTGGGGACATGACATCCTTTGACACTACCTTTAGGAAAAATAAGTATAGAATGATATTCGCCCCTTTCACGGGGGTGGATCATCATAAGAGATGTGTGACCTTTGGGGCTGGGCTTCTTATTAATGAGAGCAAGGAGTCATTTGCTTGGTTATTTACGAGATTCCTAGAAGCTATGGGGGGTCGTTATCCTGTGTGTATAATAACTGACGAAGATTTGGGGATAGAAGGAGGACTTTAGAAAGTCTTTAAAGATAAAGTGCAACatagatattgcatgtggcacacATTGAAGAAGTTGCCAGAGAAGGTAGGGCCTGTGATATGTAGAGAAACTGAGTTTTTGAAAGAGATAATGAGTGGCTTCTGGAAAAGTATGGCATTAGACAATTTTGGATTCCAGCTTACTTTCGTGACTTGTTCTTAGGAGGTTTGATGAGAACCACCTCGAGGTCCGAGTCAGAAAATCATTTTTTTAGCAATTTCACTAATCCAAATTTGACCCTTGTTGAATTTTGGATGCGCTTTGAGAGTGCAATGGATACACAacgatgggctcaatcaaaactGATTGCACAATCTAAGTACTTGTTTCCTGACTTGGTTACTCCTCTAGACCTAGAAAAGCATGCAGCAGAAACCTACACTCCGAGAATTTTCGAGGAGTTCAAAGTGGAAACAAAAGCAGCATGCTTTACATATGCCATTGGGGACAAAGAAAAACATAAGAATCATGCAATTCTCTACATAGACGTCAAGGATCGTGAGAGAAAGAAAGACTATAAGGTGTGTTATAAGACAGCTGAAGTGAAACTAGTATGCAATTACAAGAAATTTGAACGACATGGAATACTCTGTCGACATATTCTCTGTGTCCTTAAAGATTATGGTTTTGAGAAAATTCCAAGTGAATACCTACTTAATAGGTGGAGCAAACTAGCAACCTGCCAGCCAATCTTCAATTCTGATGGGCAGTTGCTTGCTGATTGCAGATCAGTCGATGCACAAAAGAACAGACTGACTGAATTGTGGTCAGAAATGTTCACTTGTGTGTCACTAGTTGAACAGAGTCCTGTTAATTGTGATGAGTTACTAACCATTTTACGCAGGTTCAAGGAAAGGGTACTTGCAGAAACAACAAGTAGTGTCGCTGATGATGGTGGTAATAGTAGTATTGGAAAGAAAAGGGACAAAAATGCGGAAATTGGAATGCTCTTAGGTACAAGTGTGCCTAGCGAAATTACAATTTTGCCTCCAAGACAATGCAAAAACAAAGGCTCGGGAAAAAGAATGATTTCACAAAGAGAAAGAGCGGGGGAAGTCAATAAGAAACCACTAAGAAGATGCAAGGCTAGTGGGCAGATGGCGAACCACGACAGCAGGAATTGTGACCGACCAAAGGATCACTGACAAATAGTCGAGTAAGTGATGtctcttattagcgtaagttttCTATTTTTACCCTTTTTGTTTCCCTCTAATTTTTATCTTTGCTGACATTTGCTTTCTTATGTGTGAGATTGAAGTTTTTTGCGAGGAATTGGACTTGTGCAGCGGAATTTTTGAGCATCATTTGAGAAGACAACACTTGTTTTTAggattattttttttcatttacaATTGTTTTGTAATAAATGTAACGGGAGTCTTTCGGATTTTTAAATTGTATATTTGAGAAGATGAAATTGTGATTCGATTTAAGAATAGAAGACATGTGTTTCTCTGAGCAATTATGGCATGCACATACGAGCTCATTTTATGCACGTACGAGGTCATTTTATGCACATGTGATAATTGTTTCTCCAAATTTGGTAATTAAAAAGCTGAAACATGTGATCATtttatgccagcaataaaatgtgATTAGTTGAATCATTATCGTGTACGATAAGTCGTTTAATATCATGCACATAAAAGGTTATTCCATGCACATGGAAGGCCATTTTATGCACAGATAACC
Protein-coding sequences here:
- the LOC141618166 gene encoding protein FAR-RED ELONGATED HYPOCOTYL 3-like translates to MDTQRWAQSKLIAQSKYLFPDLVTPLDLEKHAAETYTPRIFEEFKVETKAACFTYAIGDKEKHKNHAILYIDVKDRERKKDYKVCYKTAEVKLVCNYKKFERHGILCRHILCVLKDYGFEKIPSEYLLNRWSKLATCQPIFNSDGQLLADCRSVDAQKNRLTELWSEMFTCVSLVEQSPVNCDELLTILRRFKERVLAETTSSVADDGGNSSIGKKRDKNAEIGMLLGTSVPSEITILPPRQCKNKGSGKRMISQRERAGEVNKKPLRRCKASGQMANHDSRNCDRPKDH